Proteins from a genomic interval of Fusarium oxysporum Fo47 chromosome I, complete sequence:
- a CDS encoding proteasome complex subunit Rpn13 ubiquitin receptor-domain-containing protein: protein MPISPIITFKAGQCEVDASSKPYKVKPQPEPGYIYLYSEDDLVHFCWRKRSEPLDNPELDLIMVPGDGSFTPHEYTSSSEPTSKTNGRIFVLKFTSSSQRYLFWLQSKPQGEDGDPAYYSPRDRKIGEIVHQLLQGEEVDVAEELSALRNNDNQPDDEDETMEDADTHRAPRGSGSGGAGPDATGGDVREEGEGSREGGADGARAASSSAPDADAAAAVKSFLDSLRGPSGLSGGQQQQTTDKAYPHLNHLLPTSITIPMVDSAPEEFTDALISLLPPTVIVLASGATDSVDGKLEPSASAVEDAKASLSLDDKRTLLKKVLRSPQFNQALASLTMAIRDGGLPSIADALGVKVQDGGYLRGSGMPLGGGQAIEAFVNGVKKTVEDEKK, encoded by the exons ATGCCAATTTCACCAATTATCACCTTCAAAGCGGGCCAGTGCGAGGTTGAT GCCTCCTCCAAGCCTTACAAGGTGAAGCCGCAGCCTGAGCCGGGCTATATCTACCTATACTCTGAAGATG ATCTCGTGCATTTCTGCTGGCGCAAGCGAAGCGAACCCCTCGACAACCCCGAACTTGACCTGATCATGGTCCCTGGCGATGGCAGCTTCACTCCTCACGAATACACATCGTCTTCCGAGCCCACCTCCAAGACCAACGGCCGTATCTTCGTCCTCAAGTTTACTTCTTCATCCCAACGATATCTCTTCTGGCTTCAGTCGAAGCCTCAGGGCGAAGACGGAGATCCTGCCTACTACAGCCCCCGTGATCGCAAGATTGGCGAAATAGTCCATCAACTACTACAGGGTGAGGAGGTGGATGTCGCTGAGGAATTGTCAGCTCTCCGTAACAACGATAACCAAcccgacgacgaggatgagacCATGGAAGACGCCGATACCCACCGTGCACCTCGAGGAAGCGGCAGCGGAGGTGCAGGACCTGACGCTACGGGTGGAGACGTTCGAGAGGAGGGCGAGGGCTCACGAGAGGGCGGAGCTGATGGTGCTAGAGC GGCCTCTTCATCTGCCCCTGATGCcgatgctgctgccgctgtGAAGAGCTTTTTGGACAGCCTTCGAGGCCCGTCAGGGCTCTCTGGtggacagcagcagcaaaccACCGACAAGGCATACCCTCATCTCAACCACCTACTTCCCACTTCCATCACAATACCTATGGTTGACTCGGCTCCCGAAGAGTTCACAGACGCATTGATCAGCCTTCTCCCTCCTACTGTTATTGTCCTTGCAAGTGGCGCAACAGATTCTGTTGATGGGAAATTGGAGCCGTCAGCTTCGGCTGTGGAGGATGCCAAAGCCTCATTATCCCTGGACGACAAGCGGAcgctgttgaagaaggttcTGAGAAGTCCCCAGTTCAACCAAGCCCTGGCAAGTCTCACAATGGCCATACGGGATGGTGGTTTGCCAAGCATTGCGGATGCTCTTGGTGTAAAGGTCCAAGATGGAGGATACCTAAGAGGCAGCGGCATGCCTTTGGGTGGTGGCCAAGCTATTGAGGCATTCGTGAATGGCGTTAAGAAGACAGTCGAGGACGAGAAGAAATGA
- a CDS encoding uncharacterized protein (of unknown function-domain containing protein), producing the protein MGLLPNPLRPREPQLPLYQKVNSPTKERYSDDDYSTEDEDDYEDEPYSPESSSAGSSRHTSGSASSGLLMLPSHQKKPLPLRRRIAKVYPYRMPNKVTRYLFCTVITFIIVMVLSLVRASQVENWKVANGKVDNRPPPPPPAWEKFPFLERYYGGLKSLVTFEELKPEWPHVKDEPEMLSEGNDWSKQNEIKSDKDTDETDRAATEEIEAQAQGANPTKKEARDEVKPEDDVKAETKGGAAEEKENKPQDDSKVNKKKLPKSNDWSDYANRSEETGSKECFLDADGTIRVPQLRYYNGRPQGFPEHAIGSYETLNLPENICFDRYGRYGPYGFGYSSRNGGLSVGEHGQKEGSDAVWEKTPRVDYRQIDWADVQRRCFKANQARFKELPSKIQTPHGFFAHEPKPKPLPTSTLERRGAKEDKPEADKETAVSQVETSKPKITQQFKSEASQVAYSKVDDSKTEPTEASVSQSSEPKPQELKAEESQSGKPHETESKDSKEDEKNQEEKPGNSNNASPKAAGSGVPRTAVVVRCWDEYNWREDDIANLRSLITELAVTSGGRYDIHLLVQVKNEAAHPVWADERIYHERIEEAIPEEFRGLVTLWSETQMLALYQGIYDHFTRGPDLPVHGVYRGLSMAMQYFAHKHPEYDYFWQWEMDVRYTGHYYDLFTKLENWSKSQPRKGLWERNSRFYFPSIHGSWEDFSQMARVQSQMGVVGADNVWKGVPGLEGKSPDSDTKGHRTVWGPLRPKDDDDWFEPGNDPVAPTSYEKDHYKWGVGEEADYIALNPIFNPDGTTWGLKEDITGYNRSEGLPPRRANIITTSRMSRRLLTTMHKMTAFKKQFAFPEMWPATVALQHGYKAVAVPHPVYVDRNWPTAYMAQVYNNGRDGASGGSRTSIFGDREHNMHGLSWFYNSGFAPNMYRRWLGLRVNNDGGEEFEGTEDKSKKGKGVGNMRGGEGRMCLPPMLLHPVKDVELPVEAPEADADAEAGKAPESDPGA; encoded by the coding sequence ATGGGGTTGCTGCCAAATCCACTGCGGCCGCGCGAGCCTCAGCTCCCACTATATCAAAAAGTCAACTCTCCAACGAAGGAACGATATTCTGACGACGACTATTCAAccgaggatgaagatgactACGAAGACGAGCCATACTCCCCTGagagctcttcagctggctcTTCAAGGCATACATCTGGATCTGCGAGCAGTGGACTTTTGATGTTGCCCAGTCACCAAAAGAAACCTCTCCCTCTTAGACGAAGGATTGCCAAAGTGTACCCCTACCGAATGCCAAACAAGGTCACTCGCTACTTATTTTGCACTGTGATCACATTCATTATCGTTATGGTGTTGAGTCTTGTACGAGCCAGCCAAGTTGAGAACTGGAAAGTTGCCAACGGTAAGGTTGATAACCGCCCACCGCCACCGCCACCTGCTTGGGAGAAGTTCCCCTTCTTGGAAAGATACTATGGTGGTCTCAAGAGCCTGGTCACTTTCGAGGAGCTAAAGCCGGAATGGCCTCATGTGAAGGATGAGCCTGAGATGCTAAGTGAAGGCAATGACTGGAGCAAGCAAAACGAAATTAAGAGCGACAAGGATACCGACGAAACCGACAGGGCCGCTACCGAAGAAATTGAAGCCCAAGCTCAAGGCGCAAATCCTaccaagaaggaagcgaGGGACGAAGTCAAGCCAGAGGACGACGTTAAGGCCGAGACAAAAGGTGGTGCCGCGGAGGAAAAGGAGAACAAGCCCCAGGATGATTCCAaggtcaacaagaagaagctcccTAAAAGCAACGACTGGAGCGATTATGCGAACCGAAGTGAGGAAACCGGAAGCAAAGAATGTTTTCTAGATGCTGACGGCACAATACGGGTTCCCCAGCTCCGATACTATAATGGTCGCCCCCAAGGATTCCCTGAGCATGCCATCGGATCCTACGAGACCCTGAACCTGCCCGAGAACATTTGTTTCGACCGTTATGGCCGCTATGGCCCCTATGGGTTTGGCTATTCCTCAAGAAATGGTGGTCTTAGCGTTGGTGAGCATGGACAAAAGGAAGGGTCGGATGCTGTCTGGGAGAAGACTCCTCGCGTGGACTATCGACAGATTGACTGGGCTGATGTCCAGCGCCGTTGCTTCAAGGCCAACCAGGCTCGCTTCAAGGAGCTTCCCTCCAAAATCCAGACTCCTCATGGCTTCTTTGCGCACGAACCCAAGCCTAAGCCACTTCCTACTTCAACTCTGGAGCGCCGCGGTGCTAAGGAGGATAAGCCCGAGGCTGACAAAGAGACCGCTGTCTCTCAGGTTGAGACGTCAAAACCAAAAATTACTCAACAATTCAAGTCCGAGGCATCACAGGTCGCATACTCAAAGGTTGATGACTCAAAGACTGAGCCTACCGAGGCTTCTGTGTCTCAATCAAGTGAGCCAAAGCCTCAGGAATTAAAAGCAGAAGAGTCGCAATCTGGAAAGCCCCACGAGACCGAATCTAAGGATAGCAAGGAGGACGAGAAAAACCAGGAAGAAAAGCCTGGGAATTCCAATAATGCGTCGCCCAAGGCTGCTGGGAGCGGGGTGCCACGAACTGCTGTTGTTGTGCGCTGCTGGGACGAGTACAACTGGCGCGAAGATGATATTGCCAACCTTCGATCTCTCATTACTGAGCTCGCTGTGACATCTGGTGGTCGCTATGATATCCATCTCCTAGTTCAGGTCAAGAATGAAGCTGCTCATCCGGTGTGGGCGGACGAAAGAATCTACCACGAGCGCATTGAGGAGGCCATTCCTGAAGAGTTCAGAGGCTTGGTTACGCTGTGGTCCGAGACACAGATGCTCGCTCTTTACCAGGGTATCTACGACCACTTCACTCGTGGTCCTGATCTCCCCGTTCACGGCGTGTACCGCGGTCTGTCCATGGCCATGCAGTACTTTGCCCACAAGCATCCTGAATACGACTACTTCTGGCAATGGGAAATGGATGTGCGCTACACAGGTCACTATTACGATCTCTTtaccaagcttgagaacTGGTCTAAATCACAGCCTCGCAAGGGTCTCTGGGAGCGCAACTCTCGCTTCTATTTCCCCAGTATTCACGGTAGCTGGGAAGACTTCTCACAGATGGCTCGGGTTCAGAGTCAGATGGGTGTCGTAGGCGCTGACAATGTCTGGAAGGGAGTTCCTGGTCTTGAGGGCAAGTCCCCTGACTCTGACACCAAAGGCCACCGCACTGTATGGGGACCCCTTCGTCCTaaggacgatgatgactgGTTTGAGCCTGGCAACGATCCTGTTGCTCCTACCTCCTACGAGAAGGATCACTACAAATGGGGCGTTGGAGAAGAGGCCGATTACATTGCGCTTAACCCGATCTTTAACCCTGATGGTACGACTTGGGGTCTCAAGGAGGACATCACAGGCTACAACCGATCCGAGGGACTCCCTCCCCGCCGggccaacatcatcaccacttCGCGTATGTCGCGGCGACTTCTGACAACTATGCACAAAATGACGGCTTTCAAGAAGCAATTCGCCTTCCCTGAGATGTGGCCTGCCACTGTCGCTCTGCAGCATGGCTACAAGGCCGTCGCTGTGCCCCATCCTGTCTATGTTGATCGAAATTGGCCTACAGCGTACATGGCACAGGTTTACAATAACGGCCGTGACGGCGCAAGTGGAGGCTCTCGAACCAGCATCTTTGGTGATCGCGAACACAACATGCACGGCCTTTCCTGGTTCTACAATTCGGGCTTTGCACCAAATATGTATCGTCGCTGGCTAGGTCTTCGAGTGAACAATGACGGCGGCGAGGAATTTGAAGGCACCGAGGATAAGAGCAAAAAAGGGAAGGGAGTTGGCAACATGCGTGGTGGCGAGGGCAGAATGTGTCTGCCTCCTATGCTGCTTCATCCCGTCAAAGATGTCGAGCTGCCTGTTGAAGCCCCtgaagctgatgctgatgctgaggcGGGTAAAGCCCCTGAGTCTGATCCTGGAGCCTAA
- a CDS encoding emp24/gp25L/p24 family/GOLD-domain-containing protein — MYFVSAAKALVAAAVFSAVTAHNIVLPAHGRECFHESLHKDDTMTVTFQVGDREFGSAGNLDIDFWITNPAGQYETNEKSISNGDYSFTAKHDGKYIYCFGNENWGANTKEVSFNVHGIVYVSEHEMPADPLDREVSLQHSAVRKLSDLLAQVKDEQEYIVIRERTHRNTAESTNSRVKWWNMFVIGVVIGESLFQVWWLRRFFEVKRVV; from the exons ATGTACTTCGTCTCTGCGGCCAAGGCCCTCGTGGCCGCTGCTGTCTTCTCAGCTGTCACTGCTCACAACATCGTCCTGCCTGCTCACGGCCGAGAATGCTTTCACGAGTCCCTACACAAGGACGACACTATGACTGTCACTTTCCAGGTTGGCGATCGTGAATTCGGTAGCGCAGGCAACCTTGATATCGACTTCTGG ATCACCAACCCTGCTGGTCAATACGAGACAAACGAGAAGAGTATCTCCAACGGCGATTATTCGTTCACAGCTAAGCATGATGGCAAATACATATACTGCTTCGGAAATGAGAACTGGGGTGCCAACACCAAGGAGGTCTCCTTCAACGTCCACGGAATCGTCTACGTGAGCGAGCACGAAATGCCTGCCGACCCCCTCGACCGTGAAG TTAGCTTACAACATTCTGCAGTTCGGAAGCTGTCCGATCTTCTTGCCCAGGTCAAGGACGAACAAGAATACATCGTGATCCGTGAGCGCACCCACCGAAACACCGCCGAGAGCACAAACAGCCGAGTCAAGTGGTGGAACATGTTCGTCATTGGTGTTGTCATTGGTGAATCTCTCTTCCAGGTCTGGTGGCTGCGACGTTTCTTCGAGGTCAAGCGGGTGGTTTAA
- a CDS encoding ADP-ribosylation factor family-domain-containing protein has product MGLAFSKLFDRLWGKKEMRILMVGLDAAGKTTILYKLKLGEIVTTIPTIGFNVETVEYKNIQFTVWDVGGQDKIRPLWRHYFQNTQGIIFVVDSNDRDRIVEAREELQRMLNEDELRDAILLVFANKQDLPNAMNAAEITDKLGLHSLRQRAWYIQSTCATSGDGLYEGLEWLANTLRKAGHQ; this is encoded by the exons ATGGGTCTCGCCTTCTCAAAGCTTTTCGACCGACTGTGggggaagaaggagatgcgAATTCTGATGGTTGGTCTTGATGCCGCCGGTAAAACCACCATCCTCTACAAGCTTAAGCTTGGTGAGATCGTCACCACCATTCCCACTATCG GCTTCAATGTCGAGACTGTAGAGTACAAGAACATTCAATTCACCGTGTGGGATGTCGGTGGTCAGGACAAGATTCGTCCTCTGTGGAGACACTACTTCCAGAACACTCAGGGTATTATCTTCGTCGTTGACTCCAACGATCGCGATCGTATTGTTGAGGCACGAGAGGAGCTCCAGCGCATGCTCAACGAGGACGAGCTCCGCGATGCTATCCTTCTCGTCTTCGCCAACAAGCAGGATCTTCCC AACGCCATGAACGCCGCCGAGATCACAGACAAGCTTGGCCTCCACAGCCTGCGACAACGCGCCTGG TACATCCAGTCCACCTGTGCCACCTCCGGTGACGGTCTCTATGAGGGTCTTGAGTGGCTCGCCAACACCCTCCGAAAGGCGGGTCACCAGTAG